The Paramormyrops kingsleyae isolate MSU_618 chromosome 20, PKINGS_0.4, whole genome shotgun sequence genome contains the following window.
CATTTAATACTTCCGATTCACATGATTTCAGATTTAATTTTATGCTGTGATTTTCATAACGCTTGTGCAGGAGGGACCCTTCACCCACAGAAGGCAGCATCCTTCAGTTAGCTGGTTAACTAGCTAGCAGTGGAAAGGTATCAGCGCATTCTGAGGAAACAGACTGTGTTTGATGTGATTGTTAAAACATCTGAGCTGGTTTATGAATCATGTGGATTCATTCAAGACTATTTTTTCATCAGTTAGACAGAGAGTTATTGCTGAGAAGGACTCGCCAATTTGTAGAGTAGTGATTGTGATCCGAGGTAATCCACCCTTCCTGCTATCTTTATACACGTTTGTCATCTCCCATTATAtgtagccccccacccccccacccccaaaacaaAAGACATTAAAAGTCAGAGTTTCACTTCTGTGGGTCACATCTCACAAACCTGTGTTACCACTTCAAGAGACATTTTCAGGTGGagaaccccaaccccccccccttttggaaTTTgctttgtctctgtcaaggttGTAGGTTTAGTTTCAGCACTGGCAGGGATGAAATGAGTCCGGAACCCCCCTCCCTCTAAACACACATGTCACTCCCACGATATTGGTACGGACGTGTCCCTCTTGTCCATAAGCAAATCTATGCCCTTGGTCTGCGTGTTCTTCTAAATCCATCATCTGGAGCTAAGTAGATGGACATTATGCTGTCAGGTTCATAATGTAATTAACCGTAAACAAACCACTAATCGACGGTCAGAAAAGCAACTCCAGTACTGAACAGAATTTTAACTTGCTTGTCAATTCACAGCCCCACCTTTAAGGACAGTTAAGTAATTGTTAAGGTTGACTGATTTATAATCGCATGTGCAAACTGAGGTGGGAGAGCCTGGACGTGTTCCAGCTTGAGCTAGACGAGGTCACAGTGCCACACCCACGGTGGGACAGGCCCAAGTGGGGCTGAGAGCTGGGGAGGGGATTTGAGCGAGCAGTCTGGCTCCGCCCCCGCATTGCCAAGCTCAAGTGTCAGAACTCACGTGCCCAGTTCCCGAGGGGGGAGAGGCAGAAGAGGACAGCCACACAGGGGGCTGCGAGAGGGAAGGAGATCAAAGTGAAGAAGGgagaagaaggagagagaggaaagCTGGAAGGTGTGAGTGAAAAGACGAAGAGAGCAATACGAGGAGAAACATGGACTGGAACATGGGCAAGGATAAGAGCCCTGGTGTGGATTTGCAATGTGACGTGGAGCTGGTCACAAGGTCTGATCCTGACGCAGAAATGGACCCAGAACCGGAGTGGGTTCCAGGAGGCCGGCGCCTGTTCTCTGGTCTGCTAGGACTGAATGTGATTATGCTCGGCGCCGCCCTTGTGGCGGCTGATGCCTTCTATGCCAATGGGCAGCTACAACAGGGACCCCAGGTGTTCATcctgcttctgctgctgctcAGTGTGGTCTGGATGCTCTGGTACCTGCTGTGGTCACGCAAGCGACCCGGCCGCACTCCCCATACCGACCACCACGCAGGAGGTATCACCATCACAGGTAAGCCGGGGCGTTTTAAACCTCAGTTTCCTCTAATCAGCCTCACAGCGGAGTCTCAGCCAAATACCCTGCAGCCTCCTACAGAGCTGAAGTCCAACAGCAAATCTCCACCTTCCTCACACGCCTGTAAAACAAAGTCACTGGTAAATGACTCAGAGAAAGCTGAAGTGTTTGTGCAGTCATTGTTTTACACACGTGCAAGCTGATTAAAAGGCTTCCGTTTAGGACAGAATAGAGTAGAATATTTTTATCGTCATCGTTCAGTGCGCAATGAAAATCGATGTGGCACTCCAGTAACGAcgtagaagaaaaaaaacaaaaaatgataaataaaaatataaaggatatacaaaaaaaaaaacgtaaacgTATATCCCCGGCTGACCCCGCCCCCCAGTGGTCCTGGTGATCTTCTCGGCCTTCAGCCTGTTCCTGCACATCTTCAGGATGGGTTATTTCATCATGATGTGGGACTGCAAGCCGCTGGCCGAGGTCCTGGTTCCCTTTGCTGAGGCGCCCTTCCTGGCCCTGCAGGTAGGATGGCGTCAGCCCAACCTGCTTGGCACTAAGTAGACATGTCAGCCCCGAACCAACGTCAGGATCCGTCTGGCCACCTGCTGGGGCCTGCCTGCTGTCGTCAGCAGGAACTTAACCTCTCTGGGATGTGCAACACGTGCATAAGGTCAACATGCAGGAAAAACTTCTGCCAAAGgaaattttaaaatgcataacaTTTTCACATTGATCTATGACtaaattacaattttatttaacaatcatgtacagtggtacctcagaactcgatcttaatccgttcagaactcgggttcgaatACTAAAAAGTTCGGCTTCTGATCGAATTTTACCCATAAGAattaatggaaaaccaattaattggttcctggcccaaAAAAATTGCAcctaaatatgattttttttagcatttaagcacaaaatgaacaggataaaacaagaagagcatatattgtactaaacacatctaaggccatttatcaaaacagcaatttgtaggaaaataaatgtatccaaacaatatgtaaagTGGTCATGCCCCggtcgtccgctccttccgtgtgccacgccccctcgttaacctcgtgtggaatcctccTGTGATCAGCCgtttctgcttgttgtcattagtcctctgtattccgtccgcgtttcagtttgtttccccagtctggtcattgttttgtccgtctgcgttttgcctgtcttacctgtaattaaaccccgtaatCCCCGACGTCTGCGTCTTTGTCTCCGTCCCCACTCcgcaggacaatattattataattaaatgtattaatggtttattattaataatattaataataaatatttatttaaaaatgcattttattatattataataattgctgttactgtctatcattgtttaaatgtatttttactgtctaaatatatgtattcagctagtgtaaacatgcaggatgctatcacagcgaatgcgaggctgagactgaagcgttaccctttgtttccgctgaaagaagtgccgcgtgactcatttcctcgTGCGTacagttatcttaggtcggtgttcacggttcgacttctgagattcagatggagttctaggtcattttttccCCGATTTTTAAgcaattcaagttctaatgagttcgagtactgaggtaccactgtatttcattGTAATATTACATTAGAAATGACAAAATAGTCAAAATAACTAAATGCtttatacagtatgtgaaaATATATGCAGATAACATGTGCAGAAGTTAATAGCTGCCACCATTTCTGTATGGCgatgtgcatttttaaatgttcattAAGTGTATCAGTGCTGATGATGTGGTTTGGTCGATCACATGACATGAATGCTGTGGTCATATGACTTTGTAGAAATTGTGTGCAAGCTGTTTAGCATTAGCTTTGTCACTGTCCTGATGATGTTTCCCTCTGTGCAGACATATTTCCTGTGGGCTCACTCAAAGGACTGCATCCACAAGCATAAGATTCTGACCAGGTCCACAATGTTCCCGTAAACTGCAGTAATTATTTAGCTGCTTATCTCTCCTCGCAGTGTGACACATGTGTGGGTCTCGCAGGTCCGGTCTGATGCTATTGCTCTCTGCTAACATCCTGCTGTGGCTGAATGCAGTGACTGAGGACACTGTGCACATGGAGATCGAGCTGGAGAAGCAGAACCAGGTCATTGCCAATGGCTCCCTGGTTGACAACAGCACTGCAGGCCTGGAGTATGGTATGGGGTCTAATGGCAGAACCACAGCCAGGTCTAACTGCTCAGCAGGTCATTGTTACTGCATGTCCACTACGCAATGCCAGAACATCATCTCAGATGCAGATTTTGGCAAATAACCTGCTCTTTGAAAAATCACTGCTATACACAGACATATATTTTCTTAGTTGTGACTTTGCCTGATAGCAGGTTTTACAAAAACAGGACTATACATTTCATACAGGTTTAACAAAGGTTACCTGCTTACTGAAGCAGTTTCTGTTGACAACAAGCATCGATTATTAACTGTATTTGAAACAACATAGAGTGATACCTaagttctcgaacttaatccgttcagaactccacatcgaatcctaaaaagtttgagttctgattgaatattccccataagaaataatgaaaaaccaattaattgtaaaaattacacctaaatatgtttttttagcatttaaacacaaaatgaaccggataaaacaagaagagcatatactgtactaaacacatctaagcacatttatcaaaacagcaatttgtaaagttaagaaaataaatgtatccaaacaatgtgtcctgccccgatcgtccgctccttccatgtgccacgccccctcgttaaccacgTGTGGAattcccgtgtgatcagctgtttctggttgttgtcattagtcctctgtatttcgtccgtgtttcagtttgtttccccagtccggtcattgtattgtccatctgcgttttgcctaccttacctgtaattaaaccctgtattccccgataccctgacgccTGCGCCTTTGTCTTCGTTCCGTCCCAGCTCCGcgcgacaatattattataattatatgtattaatggtttattattgatattaaaataattaataagaaatctttattttaaaatgtatttcattatatgataataattactgttactgtctatcattgtctaaatgtatttttactgtctatatatttgtattcagctagtgtaaacatgcacgatgctatcacagcgaatgcgaggctgagactgaagctttaccctttgtatccgctgagagatgtgctgCGTGACtaatttccccgcgcgtacaagttatcttaggttggcattcatggtttgacttctgagattcagatcgagttctaggtagtTCTGactggttcaacttttaagaaattccagttctaatgagtttgagaactgaggtaccactgtacttggcTTGTGACTTTTACACAAAATTCACTTATTCAGTTGAATATTAAGCAAACTAGGCACCTTACTCAGATTTAAACTTGCAAATTACTGGTGTCAGGTTTCTTTCTGGAACTTCTTGAATTACAGcactgtctgtctgctttcagATCCCGACGAATCCCCCGAATGTCAGTGCACCGACCACACGCCGTGCCTGGTGTTCCGCAAGGGCTTCGAGATCCTATACCCCTTCAACATCGAGTTCTACCTGATGGCGGGTTGCATGATCTATGTGATGTGGAAGAACGTGGGCCGGCGTGTGGGCAAAGCCCCACACGAGCACCACAAACACCATGATATGCTACGCATTATCCGGAAGGAAGGCATCCTGCTGGGCCCACTGGCCGGCCTCCTGGTCCTCGCGATGGGAGCCGTCTCCTTCATCCTGTACCAGGTGTGGGTGAGTGACGCTCGCCGCGAAGACGCCTTCCTCGTCTTCTACGGCTACCACCTGGCCTTGATTCCCGCCATGTCGCTGTTCTGCCTGGCTGGCATGATCACGTACCACATGGAGAGTAGGCTGCACGAAACCAGCCACAACCCCACCAGAAGCCTGGACGTTCGCCTGCTTGTGGCGGCGGCCGTGGGCCAGCTGGCGCTCTCCTACTTCTCCCTGGTGGCCGCCATGGCCATTGGGTCCAGAGACCATCTGGGGAGCCTAGACCTTTCGTACAACCTCTTCAGCCTGCTGGAGCTGCTCCTGCAGAACATCTTCATCATTGAGGGGCTCCACCGTCACCCGAGTCTGAGCCGCACCAGGACGAAGGGAAGGCTGGCCGGCGTCATTTTCAAGGCCAGTACCTTTGATTATACTCATGGATTACAGGGGATTTACACTTGAGGTGGATTAGAGTAATGCAGTGTTGTGTGAGTGTACTACCATtcaaaggtcatgtgacaccctaggcaagcttcactgccagcgccccctgtctgaaaCAAAGTGAAATTTTCTTTCTAAGTCAGCACCCCATCAGAAGATGGTGCTATAGGTGGCCATCTTTGTCACCT
Protein-coding sequences here:
- the LOC111848417 gene encoding proton channel OTOP3-like isoform X1; translated protein: MDWNMGKDKSPGVDLQCDVELVTRSDPDAEMDPEPEWVPGGRRLFSGLLGLNVIMLGAALVAADAFYANGQLQQGPQVFILLLLLLSVVWMLWYLLWSRKRPGRTPHTDHHAGGITITVVLVIFSAFSLFLHIFRMGYFIMMWDCKPLAEVLVPFAEAPFLALQTYFLWAHSKDCIHKHKILTRSGLMLLLSANILLWLNAVTEDTVHMEIELEKQNQVIANGSLVDNSTAGLEYGMGSNGRTTARSNCSADPDESPECQCTDHTPCLVFRKGFEILYPFNIEFYLMAGCMIYVMWKNVGRRVGKAPHEHHKHHDMLRIIRKEGILLGPLAGLLVLAMGAVSFILYQVWVSDARREDAFLVFYGYHLALIPAMSLFCLAGMITYHMESRLHETSHNPTRSLDVRLLVAAAVGQLALSYFSLVAAMAIGSRDHLGSLDLSYNLFSLLELLLQNIFIIEGLHRHPSLSRTRTKGRLAGVIFKKKAATETPVANEPEGDNVSRNEPTAPPAGLKVNNTNKCTKKVIQEICAFLILANVMLWVIPAFGAHPQFENGLGKQFYGFQAWFVLVNLGQPLVVFYRMHSVSALMELLISA
- the LOC111848417 gene encoding proton channel OTOP3-like isoform X2; the encoded protein is MDWNMGKDKSPGVDLQCDVELVTRSDPDAEMDPEPEWVPGGRRLFSGLLGLNVIMLGAALVAADAFYANGQLQQGPQVFILLLLLLSVVWMLWYLLWSRKRPGRTPHTDHHAGGITITVVLVIFSAFSLFLHIFRMGYFIMMWDCKPLAEVLVPFAEAPFLALQTYFLWAHSKDCIHKHKILTRSGLMLLLSANILLWLNAVTEDTVHMEIELEKQNQVIANGSLVDNSTAGLEYDPDESPECQCTDHTPCLVFRKGFEILYPFNIEFYLMAGCMIYVMWKNVGRRVGKAPHEHHKHHDMLRIIRKEGILLGPLAGLLVLAMGAVSFILYQVWVSDARREDAFLVFYGYHLALIPAMSLFCLAGMITYHMESRLHETSHNPTRSLDVRLLVAAAVGQLALSYFSLVAAMAIGSRDHLGSLDLSYNLFSLLELLLQNIFIIEGLHRHPSLSRTRTKGRLAGVIFKKKAATETPVANEPEGDNVSRNEPTAPPAGLKVNNTNKCTKKVIQEICAFLILANVMLWVIPAFGAHPQFENGLGKQFYGFQAWFVLVNLGQPLVVFYRMHSVSALMELLISA